A window of Shewanella mesophila contains these coding sequences:
- a CDS encoding DUF2947 domain-containing protein, translating to MAHTYIPLEQYKRKWIFNHKDLPVTDEDKAGIKPLDQKSSMEVWNKWISNKSSRTEQFTKGDWAAKVDAWIETDHWQSAWDSEAVELPELLRNHIDWSDDTLVYFCYEKYQVIETRWDLFVRNWKSFLFFDDGPLLISPKKKQAVIFHQSGQYQIGHRG from the coding sequence GTGGCACATACTTACATCCCACTCGAACAATACAAACGTAAATGGATCTTTAATCATAAAGATCTGCCTGTTACCGATGAAGATAAGGCGGGTATCAAGCCGCTAGATCAGAAATCGTCAATGGAAGTGTGGAACAAGTGGATCAGTAATAAAAGTAGCCGTACAGAACAGTTTACCAAAGGCGATTGGGCAGCCAAAGTAGATGCGTGGATCGAAACCGATCATTGGCAAAGCGCTTGGGATAGCGAGGCAGTCGAGCTACCTGAATTGCTGCGTAACCATATCGATTGGTCAGATGATACCCTAGTCTATTTTTGCTATGAAAAATATCAAGTTATTGAAACCCGCTGGGATCTGTTTGTCCGTAATTGGAAGAGTTTCCTATTTTTCGATGATGGCCCACTATTGATCTCCCCTAAGAAAAAGCAAGCGGTGATTTTTCATCAAAGCGGCCAATATCAGATTGGTCATCGCGGCTAA
- a CDS encoding chalcone isomerase family protein, with amino-acid sequence MKFLVTFALVATWFLTFNVSAKTVADIDIADDIDIAGQTLQLNGAGVRSKFFMDLYVGSLYTPSVVSDTQAVLDAPVAVIRLNITSGMITSDKMHNAIIEGFEDATDDKVEPIQSQIDAFMALFSDDIVEGDQFTFEAKKMFGVTAYKNGKPQATIGGEPFRQALLMIWLGDKPAQKSLKKAMLDN; translated from the coding sequence ATGAAGTTCCTCGTAACATTTGCGTTAGTAGCAACTTGGTTTCTCACATTTAACGTAAGTGCTAAAACCGTCGCCGATATCGACATTGCAGACGACATCGATATTGCAGGACAAACACTGCAACTTAATGGCGCTGGTGTACGCAGTAAATTTTTTATGGATCTCTATGTCGGTAGTCTTTATACACCCAGCGTAGTGAGCGATACTCAAGCGGTATTAGATGCGCCAGTTGCAGTAATACGCCTCAATATTACCTCAGGCATGATCACTTCAGATAAGATGCACAATGCCATCATCGAAGGCTTTGAAGATGCAACCGATGATAAAGTTGAACCAATACAATCGCAAATTGATGCTTTTATGGCGCTGTTTTCTGATGACATTGTTGAGGGAGATCAATTTACATTCGAAGCAAAAAAAATGTTCGGTGTTACCGCCTATAAAAATGGCAAGCCACAAGCGACGATAGGGGGAGAACCATTTAGACAGGCCCTATTGATGATATGGTTAGGTGATAAACCTGCTCAAAAAAGCCTGAAAAAGGCGATGCTGGATAACTAA
- a CDS encoding DUF6268 family outer membrane beta-barrel protein — MDSAQKSKIVILSLMLGWCACMPVSHAAAKPYSPLSLSVSRIGTGDADVGNGNLQLQRDAWLFGAKTAIPLNKQWSMSFGVNYDRLDYDWGSRAGTILGNKIQTWPSVDRYSASVGLSYRPDKHWMFIFSPKIQYAYADGTSFSNAQSYGMVASGMYRFENGNMLGLGVAYLNDISEVRTVPYLAVNWQITDKLKLGNPFSTGFSGPAGLELSYRLSDAVDFGLGTSKRTQRFLVRDEDTTMEIDELVGFVRAGWAASQSLSLNAYLGYYFNSELELSEPRSTEEIDAQLACALAAEYKF, encoded by the coding sequence ATGGACTCTGCACAGAAATCGAAGATAGTCATCTTGTCATTAATGCTCGGCTGGTGTGCTTGTATGCCAGTTTCACACGCTGCAGCTAAGCCTTACTCCCCCCTTAGTCTTAGTGTTTCACGTATTGGAACTGGTGATGCCGATGTGGGTAACGGTAATTTACAACTACAGCGAGACGCATGGTTATTTGGTGCTAAAACGGCAATCCCATTAAATAAGCAGTGGTCGATGAGTTTTGGCGTGAACTATGACCGGCTCGATTATGATTGGGGAAGCCGAGCAGGGACTATATTGGGGAACAAGATTCAGACATGGCCGTCGGTTGATCGCTATAGTGCGAGTGTTGGCTTGAGCTACCGTCCTGATAAACATTGGATGTTTATATTTTCGCCTAAAATTCAATATGCTTATGCCGATGGCACCTCATTTTCCAATGCCCAGAGTTACGGTATGGTAGCGTCAGGTATGTATCGATTTGAAAATGGCAATATGCTGGGGCTCGGGGTCGCTTATCTTAACGATATCTCAGAAGTACGCACCGTTCCCTATTTGGCGGTTAACTGGCAGATAACGGACAAGCTAAAATTGGGTAATCCTTTTTCGACCGGCTTTAGTGGTCCTGCGGGATTAGAGTTAAGTTACCGCTTGAGCGACGCTGTTGATTTTGGTCTTGGAACTTCTAAACGGACACAAAGATTTTTGGTTAGGGACGAAGACACCACCATGGAGATAGATGAGTTAGTGGGTTTTGTTCGAGCGGGATGGGCAGCTTCTCAATCATTGTCGCTAAACGCGTATCTTGGTTATTATTTTAATAGTGAGCTTGAGCTGAGTGAACCTCGTAGTACTGAAGAGATCGATGCTCAGCTAGCCTGTGCGTTAGCTGCAGAATATAAATTTTAA
- a CDS encoding TetR/AcrR family transcriptional regulator encodes MVHSSLSRSEQKRSQILEAAIALFCGQGFPNTSMDEVAKKAGVSKQTVYSHFGSKDDLFVASIESKCVVHQVTHELFVDPKQPQTALMQFGVYFGEMIISPEALDVFKTCVAQSDSHPELSKLFFNAGPQHLLKLLETYFDQVEAIGEYRFGHLRNAAVQLCMMLFGEMRLRLELGLPVDDISAGRSEYIKSSVNMFLRAYRVEN; translated from the coding sequence ATGGTTCATTCATCCCTTAGCCGCAGTGAGCAAAAGCGATCTCAGATATTAGAAGCTGCGATAGCGCTATTTTGTGGGCAAGGATTTCCCAATACCAGTATGGACGAAGTGGCTAAGAAGGCGGGCGTTTCTAAGCAAACCGTTTACTCTCACTTCGGTAGCAAAGACGATCTATTTGTTGCCTCAATAGAGTCTAAATGTGTTGTTCATCAAGTCACACATGAGCTGTTTGTCGATCCTAAACAACCGCAAACGGCACTGATGCAGTTTGGCGTCTATTTTGGTGAGATGATTATCTCACCCGAAGCACTCGATGTGTTTAAAACTTGTGTAGCCCAGTCAGATTCTCATCCAGAACTATCAAAGCTCTTTTTTAATGCAGGGCCGCAACATTTGCTCAAGTTGTTGGAAACCTATTTTGACCAAGTAGAGGCGATCGGTGAATATCGATTTGGTCATCTTCGTAACGCCGCGGTACAGCTCTGTATGATGCTTTTTGGTGAGATGCGATTAAGGTTAGAGCTTGGGTTACCCGTTGACGATATTAGCGCGGGTCGCAGTGAGTATATTAAGTCGTCAGTCAATATGTTTTTACGTGCTTATCGTGTTGAAAATTAG
- a CDS encoding efflux RND transporter periplasmic adaptor subunit: MKIFNRKDSASALLFFTAALLLGGCQQQNDSPTETPHYPKVSSHILVQSDTYDISQQFTGIIRSGNTTAIGFELAGKVNHLAVDSGNTVVAGQMLATLDTSLLEAESQELHANLAQNSANLQLAKNTLNRSLELKKQGYTSEQQLDELKGQLNSLQAARQRLIAALDANKLRISKSRLTAPFDGVVAKRNHNLGEVVTIGSPLFTLIEHNNPQAMVGVPVNIAQVLTPEQKLTLIVNDLAYQATVAGVGAEVNPVTRTVPVRFTLPNDAPVLNGELAYLQYGKSVATKGYWIPISSLTDGLRGLWNIYVLTKHDNDQYLIERRDIEIIYTKGQQAYVTGAISAGEQYVTQGLHKLVVGELVTLNANVATR; this comes from the coding sequence ATGAAAATTTTTAATCGCAAAGACTCTGCATCTGCCCTGCTGTTTTTTACCGCTGCGCTCTTACTCGGTGGTTGCCAGCAGCAAAATGACAGCCCGACTGAAACGCCACACTATCCAAAGGTTTCGAGTCATATATTGGTTCAATCTGACACTTACGATATCTCGCAACAATTCACAGGCATTATCCGCTCGGGTAACACTACCGCTATCGGATTTGAATTGGCAGGTAAAGTTAATCATTTAGCAGTTGATAGCGGCAACACGGTTGTAGCAGGACAAATGTTGGCCACGCTAGACACCTCTTTACTCGAAGCGGAAAGCCAAGAGTTACACGCCAATCTTGCACAAAACAGCGCAAACCTACAGCTGGCTAAAAACACCTTGAATCGCAGCCTAGAACTGAAAAAACAGGGATATACTTCAGAGCAGCAACTCGATGAACTTAAAGGCCAACTCAACAGCTTGCAAGCGGCCAGACAACGACTCATCGCTGCTCTTGATGCCAATAAGCTCAGAATCAGCAAATCAAGATTAACGGCACCATTCGATGGTGTTGTCGCAAAGCGAAATCATAATCTTGGCGAGGTCGTAACCATAGGTTCGCCACTATTCACCCTTATCGAGCACAATAATCCACAGGCAATGGTTGGCGTGCCAGTGAATATTGCTCAGGTTCTAACCCCAGAGCAAAAGCTCACGCTGATTGTCAATGACCTAGCATATCAGGCTACTGTAGCGGGTGTCGGCGCAGAAGTGAATCCTGTGACTCGAACGGTTCCGGTCCGCTTTACCCTGCCAAATGATGCGCCAGTGCTAAACGGTGAACTCGCCTATTTACAATACGGCAAGTCGGTCGCTACAAAAGGATATTGGATCCCCATATCGTCACTAACCGATGGCTTAAGAGGATTATGGAACATCTATGTTTTAACAAAGCATGATAACGATCAGTATCTTATCGAACGCAGGGACATTGAGATCATCTACACCAAGGGGCAACAAGCCTATGTCACTGGCGCGATTTCCGCCGGAGAGCAATACGTGACCCAAGGCCTACACAAACTCGTCGTTGGTGAACTCGTCACTCTCAATGCCAATGTTGCAACGAGGTAG
- a CDS encoding efflux RND transporter permease subunit yields the protein MIKSLVENGRLASLAIALLIVAGLGAISSLPRMEDPNITNRFASVVTQYPGASAERVEALVTEVLENQLRRLEELKLTQSTSRPGISVIQLELKDSITETDPVWSRARDLLNDAKNTLPANAQNALLDDQLGYANTAILGLVWTGSGEPRLDIINRYAKELQSQLRLVSGTDFVKLYGAPTEEILVQLDGNRVNQIGLSPASIAQILANADTKVSAGEINNDNFRALVEVSGELDSLTRIKQVPLKIDANGQIIRLSEVAEVVRHPKTPERNIALIEQQQGVMISARMLSNTRVDLWLQRVHKVVDQMQSELSANVEVQWLFDQEGYTTQRLSDLIGSLLLGFIIILLVLMLTLGLRNAVIVSISLPLTALFTLACMKYIGLPIHQMSVTGLVVALGIMVDNAIVIVDAIAQRRQQGLDRLTAVRDTLKHLWLPLAGSTITTMLAFAPIVLMPGAAGEFVGGIAISVMFALLGSYIISHTLIAGLAGRFGSKGASNKWYQQGISFPALSRTFTFTLNHALQRPLLAGVLIGILPIGGFIAAGQMTEQFFPPSDRDMFQIEVHLPPQSSIKNTRTVVTRIDAKLRETGEMQRLDWVIGSNAPSFYYNLLQRQQGASNYAQAMVKVANFDAANRLIPTLQKSLDDDFPEAQILVRKLEQGPPFNAPVEFRIYGPNLDKLREIGDELRRILITTDNVIHTRATLSAGAPKVWFQINEDASMMSGLSLTEIANQIQMATTGINGGSILEQTESLPIRVRTQELTREQQTKLSEINLISKNGTGIPLAALSTNRIDVSLGAIPRRNGQRVNSIEAYLESGVLPQQVLNHAKIRIDKLQLPAGYKIEVGGESAKRDEAVGNLLSNIVLVVTLLLATVVLSFNSFRLTGIILLSAVQSAGLGLLAVYLFGYPFGFTVIIGLLGLMGLAINAAIVILAELEDMPNKRHETTAEIVKIVSSCGRHIGSTTITTIGGFIPLIISGGGFWPPFAIAIAGGTLLTTLLSLIWVPTMYQLVMKKNQAQIRLTSTIQQ from the coding sequence ATGATAAAATCGCTAGTTGAAAACGGACGCCTAGCAAGCCTTGCTATTGCACTGCTAATTGTCGCTGGATTGGGGGCGATAAGCAGTCTTCCTCGTATGGAAGATCCTAATATCACCAATAGATTTGCCTCTGTCGTTACTCAGTATCCAGGCGCCTCCGCTGAGCGCGTCGAAGCCTTAGTCACCGAAGTGTTAGAGAACCAACTCAGACGATTAGAGGAACTCAAACTTACTCAATCGACGTCACGGCCTGGGATCTCAGTGATTCAGCTGGAACTCAAAGACAGCATCACAGAAACCGATCCCGTCTGGTCTCGAGCGCGAGATCTACTTAACGACGCCAAAAACACCCTGCCAGCCAATGCGCAAAACGCCCTACTCGATGACCAATTGGGTTACGCCAACACGGCCATTTTGGGACTGGTTTGGACAGGTTCTGGAGAGCCTCGGCTCGATATCATCAATCGCTATGCCAAAGAACTACAAAGCCAGCTGCGTCTAGTCAGCGGTACAGACTTCGTTAAACTCTATGGAGCCCCGACCGAGGAGATCCTAGTTCAGCTTGACGGTAACAGAGTCAATCAGATAGGTCTTAGCCCTGCCAGCATTGCTCAAATTCTTGCCAACGCCGATACCAAGGTGTCTGCTGGTGAGATCAATAACGACAATTTTCGCGCCTTAGTCGAGGTCTCTGGCGAACTAGATTCCCTCACTCGAATTAAACAAGTACCGCTTAAGATCGATGCCAATGGTCAAATCATTCGCTTATCTGAAGTGGCAGAAGTCGTCAGACATCCTAAGACGCCTGAACGAAATATAGCCTTGATCGAACAGCAGCAAGGCGTCATGATTTCGGCGCGAATGCTGAGCAATACTCGGGTCGATCTTTGGTTGCAACGAGTACATAAAGTTGTTGACCAGATGCAGTCGGAGCTATCGGCCAATGTCGAAGTTCAATGGTTATTTGACCAAGAGGGATATACAACTCAACGGCTCAGTGACTTAATTGGCAGCCTATTATTGGGCTTCATTATTATTCTTTTAGTATTAATGCTCACTCTAGGGCTTAGAAACGCGGTGATCGTCTCCATTTCACTGCCCCTTACCGCCCTATTCACCCTTGCTTGCATGAAGTATATTGGCCTGCCGATCCATCAAATGTCGGTAACTGGGCTTGTTGTTGCCCTTGGGATCATGGTCGACAACGCCATTGTGATTGTTGATGCGATCGCTCAGCGTCGCCAGCAGGGACTCGATAGACTCACAGCGGTTCGCGACACACTCAAACATTTATGGTTACCATTAGCTGGCTCAACCATAACCACCATGTTGGCTTTTGCTCCCATAGTATTGATGCCAGGCGCAGCTGGAGAGTTTGTCGGCGGCATCGCCATATCTGTAATGTTTGCCCTACTGGGTTCCTATATCATCTCCCATACCTTAATAGCCGGATTAGCAGGCCGTTTCGGCTCGAAAGGTGCATCGAATAAATGGTACCAACAAGGCATAAGCTTCCCGGCACTTAGCCGAACTTTTACCTTCACCCTTAATCATGCCCTGCAGCGGCCACTGCTTGCTGGTGTGCTAATCGGAATACTGCCCATCGGCGGATTTATTGCCGCAGGCCAAATGACCGAGCAGTTTTTTCCGCCATCAGATCGAGATATGTTTCAAATAGAGGTCCACTTACCACCACAATCGAGTATCAAGAATACTCGCACTGTCGTCACTCGTATTGACGCTAAGCTAAGAGAAACTGGGGAGATGCAACGGCTAGACTGGGTGATCGGCAGTAATGCGCCTTCATTTTATTACAACCTACTGCAGCGGCAGCAAGGCGCGAGCAACTATGCTCAGGCCATGGTTAAAGTCGCTAACTTTGACGCAGCTAATCGACTTATTCCCACGCTACAGAAAAGCCTGGATGACGATTTTCCTGAAGCACAGATTCTCGTGAGAAAACTCGAGCAGGGCCCGCCGTTTAACGCCCCTGTCGAATTTAGGATCTATGGACCTAACCTAGACAAACTAAGAGAGATAGGTGATGAGCTCCGGCGCATCTTGATCACCACAGATAATGTGATCCACACCCGGGCAACCCTGAGCGCTGGCGCCCCTAAGGTCTGGTTTCAAATCAATGAAGATGCCAGCATGATGAGTGGGCTCTCCCTGACAGAAATTGCCAATCAGATCCAGATGGCAACGACGGGTATTAATGGCGGTAGCATATTGGAACAAACCGAATCTTTGCCTATTCGGGTTCGAACCCAAGAGCTGACTCGAGAGCAACAAACCAAATTATCAGAGATCAATTTAATCTCGAAAAATGGTACAGGAATACCGTTAGCGGCTTTATCGACTAACCGTATCGATGTCAGTCTAGGCGCGATTCCAAGACGGAATGGGCAAAGGGTCAATAGTATCGAGGCTTATCTAGAGAGTGGTGTGTTGCCACAACAAGTACTCAATCACGCCAAAATCCGTATCGATAAACTGCAGCTTCCCGCAGGATACAAAATTGAAGTGGGCGGAGAGAGTGCCAAGCGCGACGAAGCGGTCGGTAATCTCCTGTCTAACATCGTCTTAGTTGTTACTTTGCTTCTGGCGACCGTAGTGCTCTCTTTTAACTCATTTAGGCTAACAGGCATCATTTTACTTAGCGCGGTTCAATCGGCAGGGCTTGGATTATTGGCCGTCTATCTATTTGGTTACCCCTTCGGGTTTACCGTGATCATAGGCCTCTTGGGGCTAATGGGGCTGGCAATTAATGCAGCAATCGTTATCTTGGCCGAACTAGAGGATATGCCCAATAAACGACATGAAACCACCGCAGAGATAGTCAAAATAGTGAGTAGTTGCGGTCGTCATATCGGCTCGACTACCATTACCACCATTGGTGGCTTTATCCCACTCATCATCTCTGGTGGCGGATTCTGGCCACCATTTGCTATCGCGATCGCCGGTGGAACCTTGCTCACCACCCTCCTTTCACTGATATGGGTGCCGACCATGTATCAGCTAGTAATGAAAAAAAATCAAGCTCAAATTCGATTAACGTCGACAATACAGCAATAG
- a CDS encoding methyl-accepting chemotaxis protein: protein MNYKNWAIAKQIGVLAFALTLIVFSILGSISYITAANVLKDKGMDAMRAQMHSTADLIELQYSSLLSLARRNADILREMYPGQFFKPDKTVKVLGKATPALVHEKEQINASKSKVDRYSNLTGGTATVFVREGDDFIRISTSLKKADGKRALGTYLGQSHPGYKALINGKEYEGYAKLFGKDYMTVYRPIIGPKGDIIGILYIGFDISQSLSELKTSMNQLKLEESGYFTLIRNIDNSIIAQPHQSSGNELTTEIIDGLTLEQVKLNEGSWEYQNSQGEAMYAYSLNIPGWEWSLLGQAKMRELNEESLQLLAINAIVAFAGVLVITLLLSLVLFKTLRPLRELQEQLTKLGEGDLSQRFSPVSDTSDNEVDRITIGAQQMTTSLRTLINALQTSVNTLETQAQSAQEIARLNGDEAQSLMAQTDQIATAIEEMSTSIRDVASHASEGATKSQQVDSASRDGHQQLERVVKGLASLSEQLSESHDSVENVSKESEAISQVTEVINSIAEQTNLLALNAAIEAARAGEQGRGFAVVADEVRTLAQRTQTSISEISQTINQLQSQIKMTAEQMAHSHQLGNVSANQGEEAAGQLNQITVRIGELAISSSSIASATEQQSAVAEEITRNLHQITELAREGEQRAGDTVDAAQSLSDLAQEIKQQISVFKS from the coding sequence ATGAACTATAAGAATTGGGCAATTGCAAAACAGATTGGTGTACTCGCCTTTGCCCTCACCCTCATTGTATTTAGCATTCTCGGAAGCATCTCATACATAACTGCGGCAAATGTGCTTAAAGATAAAGGCATGGACGCAATGAGAGCGCAAATGCATAGCACAGCAGATCTCATTGAACTTCAATATAGCAGCCTGCTATCACTGGCACGACGTAACGCCGATATATTACGTGAAATGTATCCGGGACAGTTTTTTAAACCCGATAAAACCGTTAAAGTCCTAGGTAAGGCCACGCCAGCATTAGTGCATGAAAAGGAGCAAATAAACGCCTCAAAAAGTAAGGTCGATCGTTATTCCAATCTCACCGGTGGCACAGCAACCGTATTTGTACGCGAGGGTGATGATTTTATTCGGATCTCAACCTCATTAAAAAAAGCCGATGGTAAACGAGCCTTAGGCACCTATTTAGGCCAATCTCATCCTGGTTATAAAGCGCTGATAAATGGCAAAGAATATGAAGGCTATGCCAAGCTATTTGGTAAGGATTACATGACCGTCTATCGCCCCATTATTGGCCCCAAGGGCGATATTATTGGCATTTTATACATAGGCTTTGATATTTCACAATCGCTGTCGGAACTGAAAACATCGATGAATCAGCTAAAGCTTGAAGAGTCGGGCTATTTCACCCTCATCCGAAATATTGACAATAGCATCATCGCCCAACCACATCAGTCATCTGGAAATGAGTTAACCACTGAAATAATTGATGGTTTAACCTTAGAGCAAGTCAAACTGAATGAGGGCTCATGGGAGTACCAAAATAGTCAGGGTGAAGCCATGTACGCCTATTCGTTAAATATTCCAGGGTGGGAATGGAGTTTACTCGGTCAAGCCAAAATGCGAGAGCTCAATGAAGAAAGCCTTCAACTGCTAGCTATAAATGCCATCGTGGCCTTTGCTGGTGTGCTAGTCATCACCCTATTGTTGTCTTTGGTGCTATTCAAAACCTTAAGACCCCTTAGAGAGCTACAAGAACAACTGACTAAGCTCGGTGAAGGGGACTTATCACAACGATTTTCCCCAGTATCAGATACCAGCGATAACGAGGTCGATAGAATTACCATAGGTGCCCAGCAGATGACCACCAGCCTAAGAACCTTGATCAATGCGCTGCAAACCTCAGTTAATACATTAGAAACTCAGGCACAAAGTGCCCAAGAGATAGCGAGGCTCAATGGTGACGAAGCTCAATCTCTAATGGCGCAAACGGACCAAATCGCCACCGCAATTGAAGAGATGTCCACCTCAATTCGCGATGTCGCAAGTCATGCCAGCGAAGGGGCAACTAAGAGCCAGCAAGTTGATAGTGCTTCACGCGATGGTCATCAACAATTAGAGCGGGTCGTTAAAGGACTTGCCAGCCTAAGTGAGCAACTCAGTGAAAGCCATGACAGTGTCGAAAATGTCAGTAAAGAGAGCGAGGCGATTAGCCAAGTCACCGAAGTGATCAACAGCATCGCAGAACAAACCAATCTATTAGCGCTTAATGCGGCAATTGAAGCTGCACGCGCAGGCGAACAAGGGAGAGGTTTTGCTGTGGTTGCCGATGAAGTGAGAACCCTAGCACAGCGAACTCAAACCTCGATATCGGAGATCAGCCAGACGATAAACCAATTGCAATCACAGATAAAAATGACGGCTGAGCAGATGGCACACAGCCATCAACTCGGTAACGTGTCGGCTAACCAAGGTGAGGAAGCGGCAGGACAACTTAACCAAATCACGGTACGCATTGGAGAACTCGCGATCTCATCGAGCAGTATTGCCAGTGCCACCGAACAGCAGAGTGCCGTTGCCGAGGAGATCACCCGTAATCTGCATCAAATTACCGAGTTAGCAAGAGAGGGTGAGCAGCGTGCAGGTGATACAGTCGATGCAGCCCAAAGCCTATCGGATCTCGCTCAAGAGATTAAACAGCAAATCAGCGTATTTAAGTCCTGA
- a CDS encoding OprO/OprP family phosphate-selective porin, with protein MIRHTLVASCIALALAANAYATPVDEEIAALKARIDQLESDKKSVEQDKGNDIKFGGAARFQYTYEDYNDDNTDRGGDFDFDLFRLDVNGNLDDIIFSAQYRWFEYMNVIHHAWVGYNFNEKHQGKIGVTQVPFGILTYASNSYFFSSNFYLGLEDDYDLGLNYTYKGDNNRLDLAFYKNDEQGGLDGYVSDRTDRYAYDVVGIRLAGEGIYDAPSDGNAAAELNTFNGRYAHNLTFDELKVELGVSLQAGQLEIESGVDGDNVAAALHSVINYDRWNFKLQVTDYKYDVDGMDLERVVVAAYHFYDSIPAEATTYVANVAYSLPVDIGPISNLTFYNDYSLITDKPSTQPDTFMNVTGMAITAGGLYTYVDFVVAENQPFIGGTMVGDGETNKRLNINFGYYF; from the coding sequence ATGATTCGACATACACTTGTGGCCTCCTGTATCGCGCTAGCGCTTGCCGCTAATGCCTACGCAACGCCAGTTGATGAAGAGATCGCGGCACTTAAAGCTCGGATCGACCAATTGGAATCAGATAAGAAATCTGTGGAGCAAGACAAAGGCAACGACATTAAGTTTGGCGGTGCCGCTCGTTTCCAGTACACCTATGAAGACTACAACGATGATAATACGGATCGTGGTGGCGATTTTGACTTCGACTTATTTCGCCTCGATGTTAACGGTAATCTCGACGACATTATTTTTTCAGCCCAGTATCGCTGGTTCGAGTATATGAACGTGATTCATCATGCTTGGGTTGGCTACAACTTCAATGAAAAACACCAAGGTAAAATTGGTGTGACTCAGGTACCCTTCGGTATTTTGACTTATGCGTCAAACAGCTATTTCTTTAGCTCCAACTTCTACTTAGGCTTAGAAGATGATTATGATCTAGGTCTTAACTACACCTATAAAGGTGATAACAATCGACTCGATCTCGCTTTCTATAAGAATGATGAACAAGGCGGGCTTGATGGTTATGTCTCTGATAGAACCGACCGCTACGCCTACGATGTTGTTGGTATTCGGTTAGCTGGAGAAGGGATCTACGATGCACCAAGTGATGGCAACGCTGCTGCTGAGCTTAATACTTTCAATGGTCGCTACGCTCATAACCTGACATTTGATGAACTTAAAGTTGAACTCGGTGTGTCACTTCAGGCCGGTCAACTAGAGATCGAAAGCGGCGTCGATGGTGATAACGTCGCCGCCGCGCTGCATAGTGTGATCAACTATGATCGCTGGAACTTTAAGTTGCAGGTCACAGACTACAAATATGATGTCGATGGTATGGATCTCGAGCGTGTTGTGGTTGCGGCTTATCATTTCTACGACTCGATTCCTGCTGAAGCGACCACCTATGTGGCTAACGTAGCCTACAGCCTACCCGTTGACATTGGTCCAATATCCAACCTCACGTTCTACAATGATTACTCACTGATCACCGACAAACCATCGACTCAACCCGATACCTTCATGAATGTCACTGGCATGGCGATCACTGCAGGCGGACTGTACACCTACGTCGATTTTGTCGTTGCAGAGAATCAGCCATTTATCGGCGGAACTATGGTCGGTGACGGTGAAACGAACAAACGCCTGAATATTAACTTCGGTTACTATTTCTAA
- the cydX gene encoding cytochrome bd-I oxidase subunit CydX yields MWYFAWILGILLACSFGIINALWLENTENMDRDAESKED; encoded by the coding sequence ATGTGGTATTTTGCTTGGATATTAGGCATTTTGCTAGCGTGTTCTTTTGGTATTATTAACGCCTTGTGGTTAGAAAATACTGAAAACATGGACCGAGACGCAGAGAGCAAAGAAGATTAA